In the genome of Bradyrhizobium arachidis, one region contains:
- a CDS encoding YoaK family protein, which produces MQAASTEPLAETRVEVFAPERSLLVASLLSMSGGFLDAFTWLSLGVFASSQTGNVVFLGIHADLGQWHRALHHILPLAAFVLGAVVAVRSRAPLRCLAGEIACLTAAMLLLHRAPDQIVILVISFGVALQSASFRRVGDWNFLSVAVTGNMLRAIDQSFGASDRDAARGTATMLALCLMFLMGAVVGGCVTRWLGAWSLALPIALSACVLWLCRHPSHRH; this is translated from the coding sequence ATGCAGGCCGCATCAACCGAACCGCTGGCCGAGACGCGCGTCGAGGTCTTCGCTCCGGAACGATCGCTGCTGGTCGCATCCCTGCTCAGCATGTCGGGTGGTTTTCTCGACGCCTTTACGTGGCTGTCGCTTGGCGTCTTCGCGAGCTCGCAGACCGGAAATGTCGTCTTCCTCGGGATCCATGCCGACTTAGGGCAATGGCACCGGGCGCTTCACCATATCCTTCCGCTTGCGGCCTTCGTCCTCGGCGCGGTCGTCGCGGTCCGCTCCCGGGCGCCGCTACGCTGTCTCGCCGGAGAGATCGCCTGCCTGACAGCGGCAATGCTGTTGCTTCATCGCGCTCCCGATCAGATCGTGATCCTCGTCATCTCCTTTGGCGTGGCACTGCAGTCGGCGAGCTTCAGACGGGTCGGGGATTGGAACTTTCTCTCGGTCGCGGTGACCGGAAACATGCTTCGCGCCATCGATCAGAGCTTTGGAGCGTCCGATCGCGATGCTGCGCGCGGCACCGCAACCATGCTCGCGCTTTGCCTGATGTTCTTGATGGGCGCCGTCGTCGGGGGGTGCGTGACGAGGTGGCTCGGAGCATGGAGCCTCGCTCTGCCGATCGCATTGTCGGCATGCGTTCTCTGGCTGTGCCGGCATCCGAGCCATCGGCACTGA
- the fumC gene encoding class II fumarate hydratase: MNDFRKETDSLGEVNVPADKLWGAQTQRSLEHFSIGRDLMPREMIQAYAILKKAAANANYAGGRLGGKIHKLIVHVCDEILAGQHHDMFPLHVWMTGSGTQFNMNVNEVISNRCCQLAGTALGSKMPVHPNDHVNMSQSSNDSFPSAMYVAAALNVTERLIPAVAALHDAIAAKSSQWDDIVKIGRTHMQDATPLTLGQEWSGYAVMLADNLVRINDALKGVYRLALGGTAVGTGINAAPGFAEAVAAEIARLTGLPFVSAPNKFAVQGAHDALVQLSGTLRTLAGSLYKIANDIRLLSCGPRAGFAELHIPENEPGSSIMPGKVNPTQAEALTMIAVQVMANDVAVGFGGAGGYLEMNVYKPLIIHNIAQSVTILTDGCTNFRTFLVEGTEPNRRKIQEYVERSLMLVTALAPVIGYDKASRIAHYAMDNDLTLKSAALKLGFVTEPEFDRIVDPAKMVKPYVAEVKVPLAIGAKAG; encoded by the coding sequence ATGAACGACTTCCGCAAAGAGACAGACAGCCTGGGCGAGGTGAACGTTCCCGCGGACAAGCTCTGGGGCGCGCAGACGCAACGTTCACTCGAGCATTTCAGCATCGGCAGGGACCTGATGCCGCGCGAGATGATCCAGGCCTATGCGATCCTGAAGAAGGCGGCTGCGAACGCCAATTACGCCGGCGGCCGTCTCGGCGGCAAGATCCACAAGCTGATCGTCCACGTCTGTGACGAGATTCTCGCGGGGCAGCATCACGATATGTTCCCCCTTCACGTCTGGATGACGGGGAGCGGAACGCAATTCAACATGAACGTGAACGAGGTGATTTCGAACCGGTGCTGCCAGCTCGCTGGCACCGCTCTCGGCAGCAAGATGCCGGTCCATCCGAACGATCATGTCAACATGTCGCAATCGTCGAACGACAGCTTCCCCTCGGCCATGTATGTCGCGGCCGCGCTGAACGTGACGGAACGCCTCATTCCTGCGGTCGCGGCCTTGCATGACGCGATCGCGGCGAAGTCGAGCCAGTGGGACGACATTGTCAAGATCGGTCGAACCCACATGCAGGATGCCACCCCGCTGACGCTCGGGCAGGAGTGGTCCGGCTACGCCGTCATGCTCGCCGACAATCTGGTCCGCATCAACGACGCGCTCAAGGGCGTTTACCGGCTCGCGCTGGGCGGCACGGCCGTCGGCACCGGCATCAACGCAGCACCGGGTTTTGCAGAAGCAGTCGCCGCCGAGATCGCGCGGTTGACCGGCTTGCCCTTCGTCAGCGCACCGAACAAATTCGCCGTGCAAGGCGCGCACGACGCGCTGGTGCAACTCTCGGGTACACTGCGTACGCTTGCCGGCTCGCTCTACAAGATCGCAAACGACATCCGCCTTTTGTCCTGCGGTCCGCGCGCGGGCTTTGCCGAGCTGCACATTCCCGAGAACGAGCCGGGCTCATCGATCATGCCGGGCAAGGTCAATCCGACCCAGGCGGAAGCGTTGACGATGATCGCGGTGCAGGTGATGGCGAACGACGTTGCCGTCGGGTTCGGGGGCGCCGGCGGCTACCTGGAGATGAACGTCTACAAGCCTCTGATCATCCACAACATCGCCCAGTCCGTCACCATCCTCACCGACGGCTGCACTAATTTCCGTACCTTCCTCGTCGAGGGTACCGAGCCGAACCGCAGGAAGATCCAGGAGTATGTCGAGAGGTCGCTGATGCTCGTGACGGCGCTGGCGCCGGTGATCGGCTACGACAAGGCGTCGCGCATCGCGCACTACGCGATGGACAACGATCTCACGTTGAAATCGGCCGCGCTGAAGCTCGGCTTTGTGACCGAGCCCGAGTTCGACCGCATCGTGGATCCCGCCAAGATGGTCAAGCCTTACGTTGCTGAGGTCAAGGTGCCGCTCGCAATCGGTGCGAAGGCCGGTTGA
- the mqo gene encoding malate dehydrogenase (quinone), translated as MSGASDREIDVVLIGAGIMSATLGVFLKELEPSLSIQMFEVLGDCAQESSDSWNNAGTGHAANCEMNYTPQRPDGSIDISKALQVNVEFDLSRQFWSYLVGQGAIADPRSFIHPVPHMSFVHGAENVEFLRKRFKAMSAHHCYEGMEHTEDPKKIAEWAPLVMDGRTGDEPVAATRIITGTDVDYGALTHLLVSHLVSQPGCAVRYSSCVTGLDREQGGRWRIEVRDTASGETRSVRAKFVFIGAGGGALPLLEKSGIPEGRGYGGFPVSGIWLRCDDPEINRRHHAKVYGKAAVGSPPMSVPHLDTRVIGGQHSLLFGPYAGFSSKFLKHGSLLDLFESIRPANVKPLLSVARDNFDLTEYLVGQVLQSEGHRLAALDEYFPKADPKDWRLQVAGQRVQIIKPDVKRGGLLEFGTELVGADDHSLVALLGASPGASTAAFIAISVLEKCFAGELTASAWLPRLKQIIPSYGVSLIQDADLCRQIRAATAEVLKVDNIPQPAARAPAVAKRA; from the coding sequence ATGTCAGGAGCTTCCGACCGCGAGATCGACGTTGTCCTTATCGGCGCAGGCATCATGAGCGCGACCCTCGGCGTCTTTCTTAAGGAGCTCGAGCCGTCGTTGTCGATCCAGATGTTCGAGGTTCTCGGAGATTGCGCGCAGGAAAGCTCCGATTCCTGGAACAATGCCGGGACCGGCCACGCGGCAAACTGCGAGATGAACTACACGCCGCAGCGGCCGGACGGCAGCATCGACATCTCCAAGGCGCTCCAGGTCAATGTCGAGTTCGATCTATCCCGGCAGTTCTGGTCTTACCTCGTCGGGCAGGGTGCGATAGCCGACCCGCGGTCCTTCATCCACCCGGTCCCGCATATGAGCTTCGTGCACGGCGCGGAGAACGTTGAATTCCTGCGGAAGCGGTTCAAGGCGATGTCGGCCCATCATTGCTATGAGGGCATGGAGCATACCGAGGATCCCAAGAAGATTGCCGAATGGGCGCCGCTGGTCATGGATGGAAGGACTGGGGATGAGCCGGTTGCAGCAACGCGGATCATCACCGGTACCGACGTCGATTATGGCGCGTTGACGCATCTGTTGGTTAGTCATCTCGTCAGCCAGCCGGGCTGCGCGGTCCGCTACAGCAGCTGCGTCACCGGACTTGACCGGGAGCAGGGCGGTCGGTGGCGGATCGAGGTCCGTGACACCGCCAGCGGCGAGACGCGATCGGTTCGCGCGAAGTTCGTCTTCATCGGCGCCGGCGGCGGTGCGCTGCCGTTGCTCGAGAAGTCCGGGATTCCGGAGGGGCGCGGCTATGGCGGCTTCCCGGTCAGCGGGATCTGGCTGCGCTGCGACGATCCGGAGATCAACCGGCGCCACCATGCCAAGGTCTACGGCAAGGCCGCGGTCGGCTCGCCGCCGATGTCGGTTCCGCATCTCGACACGCGCGTGATCGGCGGCCAGCACTCGTTGTTGTTCGGGCCTTATGCCGGCTTCTCAAGCAAGTTCCTCAAGCACGGCTCGCTGCTGGACCTGTTTGAGTCCATTCGTCCAGCGAACGTCAAGCCGCTGCTGTCCGTGGCGCGCGACAATTTTGACCTCACCGAATATCTGGTCGGGCAGGTGCTCCAGTCCGAGGGCCATCGTCTGGCAGCGCTCGACGAATACTTCCCGAAGGCCGATCCGAAGGACTGGAGGCTGCAGGTGGCCGGCCAGCGCGTCCAGATCATCAAGCCCGACGTCAAGCGCGGCGGATTGCTCGAGTTCGGCACCGAGCTCGTCGGCGCCGACGATCATTCGCTGGTCGCCCTTCTTGGCGCCTCGCCGGGCGCCTCCACCGCGGCGTTCATCGCCATCAGCGTGCTCGAAAAGTGCTTCGCCGGCGAGCTGACGGCAAGCGCCTGGCTGCCGAGGCTGAAGCAGATCATTCCGTCCTATGGCGTCTCGCTGATCCAGGATGCGGATCTCTGCCGCCAGATCCGCGCCGCGACGGCAGAGGTGCTCAAGGTCGACAACATCCCGCAGCCGGCCGCACGCGCGCCGGCGGTCGCGAAGCGGGCGTGA
- a CDS encoding cytochrome ubiquinol oxidase subunit I: protein MDPTALLLSRLQFAFTISFHIIFPAFTIGLAAWLTVLEAMHQYSGRPVYRTLFEFWLKIFGVAFGMGVVSGVVMAFQFGTNWSVLSKMSGPIQGPLLSYETFTAFMLEAGFFGILIFGRPRVPPWFYLFSTAMVAVGTTLSAFWIMVNNSWMQVPTGYVLQNGQFVPNDWVQIIFNRVVWVRFPHMLLASYLTGAFCVAATGAWYLLRRTYRAEAHVMLRMGLALAAVLLPVQLFIGHLVGDYVHDYQPAKFAAIEARWHDEQPASEVLIAIPDSSTESNRYAISIPVLGSIIASMSLSSKEVGLTSFAPQDRPPVAIPFFAFRIMVGCGFVMLGLAWLGTWLGLKHRLERSRVLLWGIFLSFPLPWIGILTGWYTAEVGRQPWTIYGVLRTADAVTPFLTASAAMTSLILFVAVYAFIFSFGTYYIYRLLRAGPAGLGGKPLHVPVPNRPMSLADKMPAIAEAGE, encoded by the coding sequence ATGGACCCGACGGCGCTTCTCCTCTCGCGGCTGCAGTTCGCCTTCACGATCTCGTTCCACATCATCTTCCCGGCGTTCACGATCGGGCTCGCCGCCTGGCTCACCGTGCTCGAAGCGATGCACCAGTACAGCGGCAGGCCCGTTTATCGGACCCTGTTCGAGTTCTGGCTCAAGATCTTCGGCGTCGCCTTCGGCATGGGCGTGGTATCGGGCGTGGTGATGGCGTTCCAGTTCGGAACGAACTGGAGCGTGCTCTCGAAGATGTCGGGGCCGATCCAGGGGCCGTTGCTATCCTACGAGACGTTCACCGCCTTCATGCTGGAGGCCGGCTTCTTCGGCATCCTCATCTTCGGCCGGCCGCGGGTGCCGCCCTGGTTCTACCTGTTCTCCACCGCAATGGTCGCGGTCGGCACCACGCTGTCGGCATTCTGGATCATGGTCAACAACAGCTGGATGCAAGTGCCGACCGGCTATGTCCTTCAGAACGGCCAGTTCGTTCCGAACGACTGGGTACAGATCATCTTCAATCGGGTGGTCTGGGTCCGCTTCCCGCACATGCTGCTCGCTTCTTATCTCACCGGCGCCTTCTGCGTGGCGGCGACCGGGGCGTGGTACCTGCTGCGGCGGACCTATCGCGCCGAGGCGCATGTGATGCTGCGCATGGGTCTTGCGCTCGCGGCGGTGCTGCTTCCGGTGCAGCTCTTCATCGGGCATCTCGTCGGGGACTACGTGCACGACTATCAGCCGGCGAAGTTCGCCGCGATCGAGGCGCGCTGGCATGACGAGCAGCCGGCCTCCGAGGTGCTGATCGCGATCCCGGATTCGAGCACCGAATCGAACAGATACGCGATTTCGATTCCGGTGCTCGGCAGCATCATCGCAAGCATGAGTCTGAGCTCGAAGGAGGTCGGCCTGACCAGCTTCGCGCCGCAGGACCGGCCGCCGGTGGCGATCCCGTTCTTTGCCTTCCGTATCATGGTCGGCTGCGGCTTCGTGATGCTGGGACTGGCCTGGCTCGGGACCTGGCTCGGGCTCAAGCACCGGCTCGAGCGCAGCCGCGTGCTGCTGTGGGGCATCTTCCTCAGCTTTCCATTGCCCTGGATCGGGATCCTGACCGGATGGTACACCGCGGAGGTTGGCCGCCAGCCGTGGACCATCTACGGCGTGTTGCGGACCGCTGACGCCGTGACGCCGTTCCTGACGGCGTCCGCCGCTATGACCTCGCTGATCCTGTTCGTCGCGGTCTACGCCTTCATCTTCTCGTTCGGGACCTACTACATCTATCGGCTGCTGCGCGCCGGGCCGGCGGGGCTTGGCGGCAAGCCATTGCATGTTCCGGTGCCCAACCGGCCGATGTCGCTCGCCGACAAGATGCCGGCAATCGCCGAAGCGGGAGAATAG